In Miscanthus floridulus cultivar M001 chromosome 8, ASM1932011v1, whole genome shotgun sequence, the sequence ccttcttctctctctctctcttctctctctctctctctcgtttttctccttttcctccgctgtaacccgcgctttcccttcgcctataaaaggagaagcagggcaccccatgaaagGGGGTCAGACCATGAGATAAAAACATAAGAGCATGACATGAGAATATGGCTGAGCGGTagtcgagctctcagcacccgttcactccttccactagagacttgggatcctctccctctctcgcttgtttgtaacccctactgaaACCAAGTGTCgttaacacaagcagcagcgaactagatgtagggatgttctaccaaaactagtataaacccttgtgtcctctagGCACACCATCCAATCCAGacgcacaaatacaaatttactcgttggtggtccgaaaacaccaatagttggcgcgctaggtaggggctttttgcgcatctcgacatccacattaggcctcagatggctagtcatgaCGTTAGCTAGGTCCTGGACATGCATGTGCactttgggaacctagacttcatcattacaacagagggagagttggcgtaggttCCCACCACTgtccagcctctccactccaccggcccTGACGTGATCACCAAGGTGCTTAAGGAGCTGCAGTTGCATGCACCGAAGGCTGATGCCCCCAGGAGCGACCAACTCCTTGGCTTccattatgggaggctagagcgctagctcgatgccttcctaggaccccgaccatccggAGAGGACCTACACTGCCTCACCATTTTCTTTGCCAACATCATCACGTAGCTTGCCAGAGGAGAGCCACTCTCCCTAGAATGCCTCATCCGGAGCACCCTGAcagcgctcccgttcggtctACGCAACACCATAGAGACcgatggccaccttgtggcacagtgcATGCCCCCATCTCCTATgaacgacgagttcgtggggatgaccaaatacatcgtggaatctttccatgacctcctcgtgggagaatcagagtcgccctccaACTCTGACTCCAGCGGGGGGAACCATCACCCCTCACGAGAATATTccatggcaggtacccctgagggatacgtcaaaagcatccacgagggaggggctaccccaatagacgaccttgatgatgaggtcaagggagatgtaggggccccacctcacctgtgggtagagcagctgagggcgcggcaccaagagctcaaagaagcatgactctagctcgagcaggaatgcacgGAGCTCAAGCGAGAGCTCGAGCGCCATGGAGGCGGTGGGCGTGCACGCAccatggcccatgatgtgaactgaaggatcatcgaggacgatgaagccctctcatacttcacccgagcaagccagaacatcgttgcTGCAACGGCCTTACTCCAGGGGCTTCTGGAGCGCGTGACACccgaggatcatcaggcccaTCACAAGATTTGCACGCTACTCAAGCGTGTGGTGACGCAGCAGGCAAGAGCTCACTATCCTGATGACATGAGCTTGACGCTAGCTAGCACACGCCCTCAGAGTGACCCAACAGGGATGTATCAGTCCACCAAGCACAATAAGGTGATGGGCTGTGCACTGCGGttctggtgcatgagcgtcttgacCTCCACCATCACGTGCGCAACACCCTAGATGCCCGCCAGCGTGCCCGCAacgatgagagggaggaggctaaccgcggctaccaccctcatcatggcggaCGCTACAACAGCGGTGAGGACTGAAGCCCAAGCCCTGACTTACTAGGACCTTAGgcttttggccgacacatcctaaacgccgtcttcccaccatggtaccgaccatcgaccaacatcctaaaatactctagggaaacaaaccccggactgtggctcgaggattatcggcttgcttgccaagctggtggagcagatagtgataatttcattatccgcaaccttctgtTGTTCCTGGCTAATTTGGCACGagtgtggttggaacaccttccgcccaaccgaatcTAAAGTCaggtggacctaaaagagatctttatgggaaacttctagggcacatacgcacatcctgggaacccatgggatctcaaaaactattgACATAGGTATaaggaaactcttcgtgggtacatctagcgcttctcccagcagtgcaatgagctgcccaaTGCCACCAACGctgatgtcataggagctttcctatctaggaccacctatgagtccctagttcacaagctgggacgtaagggcccatgaaccaccaaggagctccttgacatcgccaccagctatgccttgggcgaggaggcggttgggGCGATTTTGGactgcctcaaaggcaaggcaaagtgggacaAGGACACTAGTGAAGGCGCCTCCATccgtcccaacaagaagaagaacaagcagcaacgcgagggctcgctcgtggccaccatcgaccgcaaggggggtcaaaagcccgccaagggtaccccagaccacttcaagaagctgctcgaagggccatgcccaaaccatgctttccccgtcaagcacctatacaaggactgcatcctcatgaagcggttcttgtctagagattccaacaagggggagcataggaaggagcccaagccagccATAGACAATGTTGAGGGGGAGGACGGTAGATTTCTGATgctagatggctacctcatgatctttggagagTTAGCGGCCTATAACTCCAAGCGCTGCTAGAAGCTTGTGTGCCACAAGGTCTATACGGTCGAGTCGGCCGCGCCTAttttcctccgatggtcggagtctaccataacctttgatcagaccaacCACCTAGAAAGCATCCCACAACCAGGAAGATATCCACTCGTGGTCAACTCGATCATCGgcacgaagtggctcaccaaggtgctgatggatggaggcagcggcctcaacatcatatacgctgaaacgctcgacgccatgggcatcgatcgatCGTGCATCTGGCCGACtagggcgcctttccatggcatcatacctagaaagcaggccatgccacttgggcagatcgatctgcccatcacattTGGGAATTCGACCTATTATAGGACAAAGActcttaccttcaaggtggtcgggttccatgggacctaccacaccatcctaggacatccatgctacacaaagttcatggtcgtccccaactacacttatctgaagttgaagatgccgtGTCCATGcgcggtcatcaccatcggcacctccttccagtgcgcctatgagtgcaaggttgagtgctgcgaacacgccacgacaattgtcgcctccaaagagcttgtggtcatcagggaggaggtcatcgaagaagcgcccgacaccAAGTGGTTGGTCAGGTCTTTTGAGCCTGCtaagggcaccaaggaggtcctcatagaagAAAGGCACCGGCACGGGGCTGGTCTTTATTTCGCCCCttagggtatgcatgaggtacatggttcgcatccacttcccctcctccaacaatgtggccaagtatgaggcactcatcaatgacctatgcatcgccattgagttgggtatccgatggcttggTGTCCGGGGctactcctagctagtcatcaaccaagtcattaaggaatcaagctaccacaatgtCAGGGACCTGGTACttcgcctcgtctagagcaacaagatcTGCCATAAGATCTCtttgccatgggagggaccgtatgtcatcgcagaggtgcttcgaccaggcacctataagctcaggaccatcgatggcaaagtcttcgtcaatgcctagaacatcgaacaactatgtcgcttttacccttaaatctatgcatgttttctcttatcagttttgctatcgaCACCTTGatttttagtgacacccgaccctagcaacggtaagGGGCTTAGGACCATTGACGatgaagtcttcgtcaatgcctggaacatcgaacaactacgtcacttttacccttaatttacacacgctttctcttattagttttgctatcaactccttgatctttagtgacacccggccccagcaacggcagggggtcaggcctcacttgggggctgataagagcatatctatccggtagacattctctatgcccgaccctttctcacgttaagacctagaagcaagggttgcagaaacaaacactaagtaaaactagtcggaccacaagaaacctacgccccagcagctatggtgtttttgctcaccagcgtgatcagagttttttcctgcaccccgagctttttagccttaactatagAAAGAGTTAGAAtgcatttaagagtatatccacctggcaaatattctctatgcccgaccctctctcacgttaaaATCTAggagcaagggttgtggaaacaaacgctaagtaagactggttggactgcaagaaacctatgcccaagTGGTTatgacgtttttgctcaccagcgtgatcagagtttgttcacccacaccccgagctttacaaccttaatgatggaaagggtcGAAACGCATTAACTTTTTTAttcaaaaaggggagaagggctaaaaatatgtttggtcataacaaaatttaagagcttgtccacttattatgagttcgccgcctggcttatctgcctaactaatttcttagggggatgatctcatcctccatCTACGCAAGTAAGTCCTATGTCAGGGGCACCTCCTTCTCGACACCGTCCAGCTCAGGGCGAGAACTGCCACAGGTAAGGTGCGATATGGAGTTGAAAATGCTCCTACGGtccattcaggcctaggagttcgaaggctagccctccGACGAGTTCACAGCCGCTCTAGggtgcccttagagtgaggggtggaaagggatgggcccactagcagccAGTATCTAGGCACACGAGCATTGTGGGCATgccggcccatgttcgagtcttggtcaatttttagtccatggtttttccttgaa encodes:
- the LOC136470690 gene encoding uncharacterized protein translates to MDGGSGLNIIYAETLDAMGIDRSCIWPTRAPFHGIIPRKQAMPLGQIDLPITFGNSTYYRTKTLTFKVVGFHGTYHTILGHPCYTKFMVVPNYTYLKLKMPCPCAVITIGTSFQCAYECKVECCEHATTIVASKELVVIREEVIEEAPDTKWLVRSFEPAKGTKEVLIEERHRHGAGLYFAP